The following nucleotide sequence is from Mytilus trossulus isolate FHL-02 chromosome 9, PNRI_Mtr1.1.1.hap1, whole genome shotgun sequence.
GAACAAGTGAAAAGGTGACGACTGAAAAGCTTTGTTACCATTTTCAATAGCTCACAAATAATTCGTAGTCTAACAAACCACTAAACTCAAATGTGCGCTCTAAGTAATTTCTCCAGTAGAGTTTAAGAAACATACATACTTATAAAGTTGTGCTCATAGTAACTGGTTGAAGAGAAAATAAAGAACAAGAGTATTTAAAACTTTGTGCGCTAATAAAACTCAAAGGTTATACTGTATAAGAAACAAGCAAACTTAAAAACTATTCACCAAGAGGTTCAGTTTAAAGTGAAATACTCGGAATATGATATCAGGAAGAGTTAACTGTACCTTCCCTGTGACCAATGTCAATAATGGAATATTGTATAAATTgtccaagttcaaataaatcAAAGCCACGATTACAACAATCAAAACAGCGCCACCAATTTCTGCTGACCAATgctagaaaaaagaaaattttaatttcatgtaaaataaaaattagcaCAATTGTCTTCCTCTTTTAACCTTATTACTCCTTAATTAAAAAAGCTTTCAAATTGGAATGTCATCAATGTTTGATGTATTGGTTTACCAAGctttgtaaaaagaaattatgaGTCGAACGAATTCATGTTTCCGTCCTCCTCAGAgttcattaaaaatattcataaatatttgaagaaaagaaGTTTCTCAACTTTCTTCAGACTAAACTGTACATACCACTTTTAAACAGCATGGATTCAGCTTTAAGAGACCACAAAATCCAAAAACAAAGGCTATAGTAGACAAGATGCCCAAGAAACACAGTCCATAACAGTAGTATATGAAGTTCTGGTTGTCTTTTTCTTGTACAACATCTATGTACACGGTAATGTCCTCATCCATCATGTTCCAAACTCCAACACCAATCACACCAAATCCACATAGCTAAaacatatgagaaatatctttaaatttcattcaaagaagatttatataagaaatataaagcttttaacaGTTAATGGTCATTAAATACTTGATTATCTGTTAaggtattttatagaaaaacaaattattttgaaataaaaggcTGCAATGATACTTGAAGACCTTTAAAGTGGActgtacaatatatatactgATTGTTCATGATTCTATGCCAATGTTCATACATATGAAGAATATCCGTTCAATGATATTCCAGAATGATATACAGATAATGTACTATCATTTTGAGTTAAGCTTACTAATAGGTTCAAAAGACGAAATCAATCGCCAACTTCTATAATTGGACTTTCTGATATTTTcctattttctaaaatttcatttttaaatacatgtaaaatcaaatgaacataaTATCAGATACTCTGTGTCTAGTTACTATATAAGAAGAAGAAACATCCAAACGAAGGGAGTTAAAATCTTTACCCCTGCTATAATGGTCATTATTATAGCCAGTGGACGAAGATTTCCAGCtttctgtattttttgtttctttttactgCGAGTGTTCTTTGGGTTTGTTGTTGGCGGTAAACCtgaaaatatcataataaaacatTATGCAATTATTTGTAGTATTACCGTGTAATTTAatctatttcaatatttcaatatgtaaaAGAAGACTAAAACCACCGGTTACATTAATTCAAGTACAGCctttattatgtattataatgATTGTTCATACAATACATTTCACTTTGCAATGTTAGATTTTGTAACGAAGGTGAAAAGTTAACGAGAAAACCCATTTATTTTCCAACCGGcgtaaaatacaatatatattcatttacaattttgataataatgatctcattttcatattAGCAAATTGTGAttgtaattcaaaatattttaaatgtacctTTATTTTCTGCCTTTTCCCTGTTTATATATTCTTTGTCTTTATCCGGTTGTTCTACTGAATTGCTTGAGCTATAGTCGATTTTTGTTGGGTCATTTGGTTGCTGTGTGGTTTGGACAAGAGCAGGATGTACCGCCTGATTGATATTTTGTGATAATACCGCGCTTGGGAATACATTTTGCGACAATCCAGCTACTGGCGTATTATCATGTGACAATCCTGGTATCGTTGAGTAATTATATGATAATGCTGGTACTTGTGTAGTATTGTGTAACAGTCCCTGGGCACTGGCAGACAAATTATTATCGAATGTAGTTACTGGGAACTGTTGAGGtgaagcattttgattttggaATTGTTGATTCACGTAGTTATTCTGTGTTGGATAACGAGTACCATTTGTTGCTATATTGTTATAATGTACTGGGTAATTTGTAAATCCACTATGATTAGAAATTCCGTTTTGTAAGTTGTTAGTTCCATTGTTTTTGCAACTGCTGTTGTTACACGTTTCACGGGTTTTAAAGCTACCGTTGTCAAAATGGTGAAAACTTGAGATGTGatctttatataaattgtcAGAACATCGAGAATCACACAAATGGCCTTGTGCAAATCGACAatcattcattttatattcttCATGTCGCCCATCTGTGTCAAAGTGTGGTCGATGAATCTTGTATCCGACATTTTTGTTATGTCCATGATTAAATTCATATGCATCCCACTCATCAAGATATTCCGATGTTTGACGATAGTTACCGCTATTGCTTCTTGCTTGAGATAAAATATATGCCTTGATCTTTTCAGTGGTAGACATTCTTTGGTTAGATGTTGGAAAGCGCTCTGCATCATACTTACCAGCCGATAAACACGTATCGGTAGTAGCCATTGAACTTCTGTCAATCAAATCTAAAGCCAATAATCCTTTTGACTTTGTCATGTTTTTGTTCAGTTTTCTGCCATGTGGTAGTAAAGCCACACCAGAATTGTTGCTACTTGTATGCATTGTATCTGTGTCAGAAGTTAGATAATCTTCTTTTATATCTTGCTTCCCTGTTTGATTATCCGAGAACATCGCTTTCATATCATCCAGTGATACATGCAGAAGAACCCCATTGTTGGTAGCCTGTTTCCGTAACAACCAGTTGTCGTCCTTACTTGAGATTGACATGTCATCTCTGGCATTTAGTTCTTGTTTAACATTCTTAAGACTCCGTTTCTTTTTATATgagcttttttgtttatttgatattcgTTCGTTTAGGGCTATAGTGATCTTCTTACGTATGTCACTGTCTGACTCCGAATCCGTAATCGCAGCTTTGTTTGCTGTTAATTTGGTATAGCGGTTTGGATGTGCTTTATCAAATTGATGTTTATTTGAATCCTGTAAATAATCCTGGTCAAGTTTATCAGTGTTCCCATTTAAAGTATCCTTTGGTTTTTCATTGTCTGAAGCTTTGCCATTGCCAAATTGTGATTTCTTGGACGATTTGCATTGTGGTtcatatattcttttttgttcttttaactGAACATTATGGAAATTTCCTGATTTGTTTTGTCGATCTTTAAATTCGACTTTTGTCCGTTTTTTTTGTTTCTCGTCAAAATCATCATTCCAATATGTGTTACTAGCATCACTTAACTGGTGCTCCCTTACATTACAATCTGTATCTTCGTCTTCAGAACACGGATACTCGATTTCTGGAGATTCGAGTGTATCTCTGGCAGTTAATTTAGAATTTGACGTATTGGAAGTTCGTCTATTACCGAAAACGTTACCAAGGAAAGAAAAACGTCTCATGGTCAGTTATTTATACAATtctaaaatgaaacattatataTGCTGTAGTATACAGATTACTTAAAATTATAAGTTCTGTTAAAGAGAggttacttttttgtttgtttctcaTCGATAACCAGGAGATGAAATTTGAATgactttgtttttaaagtgagCATACCAAATTGAACACATTGAAAATAACTCATTATTTTGAAATGCATGCAAAATAGGACAAACATGCTGTAAGTTCAGAAACACGCTTTCTAGAAAATGaaactcttttaaaaacattGGTTAATAAAATGTATCGTGAGCTGTCATCTTATGATATAGCTCTTAGACTGTATCGATGGGTAAATATGGGCAAAGGATATTTAATCTTagcttttaaactattttgatctgagcgtcactgatgagagtcttatgtagacgaaaagcgcgtctggcgtattaagtTATAAGTATgatacctttgattactatacTAGTAATCAACACATTGGAATTACAACAGCATACCAACGTGGTTTTGGACGTTCAAGTtctcaaaaataataataattcttaaTCACTAGTAACGGGGTTTACTTCTGAAATGGTCGTTTCAAACTGAACAACTCTAAAGTGTCTGAAATAATCGCAAGGAACTTTTTTCAGTTATTCAGTACGTGTTCAGTACCCTGATCCGCACACGTCAGGAGATCTTACCCAGCTTAGTACTGCCTCAAGTTATTAAGGGAAAACGCCTTGCATACATGCAGTagtacaatatatttatataacaattgttaAAATCAGAATCATAACTTTGTCTATTTGAGTCTTTCATGCAGTGTCCCATCTACACGAATGTAGATTGCataacatacaaaatttaatgatatccagcgacaaatatatgcattttttaatttttttttcatatttcaagaacATGTTAAATTTTCTATATTACCTTTACTGTTATCCTCTGCGTTACACATACTAATTTATTTTGTCAAAGTGTCGCACATTTGTCTACAAAGTTATAAACCGACAGATGGTCAGTAATGAACCATGATTCATCAATTATTGCTGAGTTAATTATTCTGATTGATAGAATAATCAAGTTAGCTCATACAAATCGTAAAGTCTATATGTATAACCTACAGGAGCAACAGTATTCAAGTTAATAAACTTAACAAAAGTCAACctgatttaaatattaatacatttgattaaccaattacaaaagaaagaaaaaaaccgaAAGAAAGCACGTTTTATCACATTTTTAAATTGGAAcacgttatttgtttatttgtttttaatttttagttcccgatgatttttaattattcgACTAATTTCAAAGGTACAATGGGTTGATTAACAGATTTATATATGCTATACGTTACAGTGAGATACCTGATGAGTTGAGGATGATATAAATCTTAACTCTGGTGACAAAGGTAACGAAAGTGAATAAACACCAGTCGAAATCAATCTACAAAACTACATTGAAAAACGTGTATGATTCCGTTTTtagtgaaatatatatattatctacaacaattattttattatctcTGAAGAAACataactgtaaaaaaatatattaaatccggttttattaaaatttgattgattgattgaattcTACTTGATAACATCCAGTGACgaacatttcatatttaataaatgaGAGAATCTTTTAACAATCAATACAATAAGTATGTTCAGTAAGGCAttttattgcatagcaataaaatatttcacatagAAAGTAACAAAGAG
It contains:
- the LOC134683597 gene encoding uncharacterized protein LOC134683597; its protein translation is MRRFSFLGNVFGNRRTSNTSNSKLTARDTLESPEIEYPCSEDEDTDCNVREHQLSDASNTYWNDDFDEKQKKRTKVEFKDRQNKSGNFHNVQLKEQKRIYEPQCKSSKKSQFGNGKASDNEKPKDTLNGNTDKLDQDYLQDSNKHQFDKAHPNRYTKLTANKAAITDSESDSDIRKKITIALNERISNKQKSSYKKKRSLKNVKQELNARDDMSISSKDDNWLLRKQATNNGVLLHVSLDDMKAMFSDNQTGKQDIKEDYLTSDTDTMHTSSNNSGVALLPHGRKLNKNMTKSKGLLALDLIDRSSMATTDTCLSAGKYDAERFPTSNQRMSTTEKIKAYILSQARSNSGNYRQTSEYLDEWDAYEFNHGHNKNVGYKIHRPHFDTDGRHEEYKMNDCRFAQGHLCDSRCSDNLYKDHISSFHHFDNGSFKTRETCNNSSCKNNGTNNLQNGISNHSGFTNYPVHYNNIATNGTRYPTQNNYVNQQFQNQNASPQQFPVTTFDNNLSASAQGLLHNTTQVPALSYNYSTIPGLSHDNTPVAGLSQNVFPSAVLSQNINQAVHPALVQTTQQPNDPTKIDYSSSNSVEQPDKDKEYINREKAENKGLPPTTNPKNTRSKKKQKIQKAGNLRPLAIIMTIIAGLCGFGVIGVGVWNMMDEDITVYIDVVQEKDNQNFIYYCYGLCFLGILSTIAFVFGFCGLLKLNPCCLKVHWSAEIGGAVLIVVIVALIYLNLDNLYNIPLLTLVTGKVETNLGKFLKESLMNNYLDGSPAALFWNRLQIEKSCCGIKGIQDYAYSAWTNNSRTYPKKKFPNSCCVVKEQNYIDPQPTNTMMCNLQISGFYHQKGCLEMVMIWYVQNSLITLGVLGGLFLFEVACFLLVLKISRSIVLDQT